Below is a window of Calderihabitans maritimus DNA.
TGGGGAACAATATTCTTTACGGAACCATAACTGGAAGCTAAGTGAGATAAAATACCCGCACCGGGCTTCCCTACATTACCCAGAATGGCCATCAAAGAATAAAACGCCAACAATGTTCCGCTCGAGTTATTGGTCATCACAACCCCACGACCGGGATAAAACATACCAGCGCCTTTATACCGGGCAAATTCCCGGGCTAAACGAACAATAGCTTCTTCAGGAATGCCGGTAATTTCTGCTGCCTTTTTAGGGGTAAAATCTTTTACAGCTTCTGCCAACGCTTCAAAGCCCAATACATAATTGTTAACAAAGTCTTTATCGTAAATGTTTTCTTTGATAACCACATTAAGCATGGCCATTCCGAGGGCACCATCGGTTCCGGGATTAATCATGTAGAACTCATCTGCATTTTTCGCAGTATCAGTATATCGAACATCAACTACAATTAACTTCATTCCCCGGCGGCGAGCTTCTTGTATCCAGTGGAACTGCCCCGGTTTGGTGGCCGCATTGTTATTGCCTACCATTAGCAGGATTTTGGAGTTTACTACATCGGCCATGGGATTGGTGGCACAACCTTGCCCAAACATGGAGGTGAGGATCTTTTTTTCCGTAGCATAGCAAACAGGAGTAGTACCGAAGGTCGCTATTCCGGTGAGCTGCTGGAAAGTTTTCATGGCCTCCTTACACCCGGCCTGTCCTACTTTTGAAGTAAATGCTATAATAGACGAATTGCCGTAATTATCCAAATAATACTTGAGTTTTTCCGCAATGATATCTATAGCTTCATCCCATGAGATTCGTTCAAATTTGCCATTAACTTTCTTCATGGGATATAAAACTCTGTGCTCGCTATAGATGGCTTGAGCCATTTCCATGGGCTTAGGGCAAATTCCCCCTTTGTTATACGGGTTATCCGGATCACCATAAACCCGGGCAATTTTACCATCTGGTCCTATCATTACCTTCAATCCGCACCCACCGTTGCAGAGGGAACAAACACTGTCTACTTCTTTGTAATTAGGTAAGGTAAAATCTTCTGCATGAGCAGCCTTGGTTCCGGTCACTTCTAAGCCGGCTGCGGCAGTTACCGCAGTAGCGGCTTTTAAAAAGGTCCTGCGGCTAAATTTTTGTTCTTCAATAACTTTGTCCAAAATGTTTGCCAACTCGTTCAACCTCCCTTTTTTTGAATTTTGGAATTAGGAGCAAATAATCGAAAAATAATTTGAGTGACCTTTTTAGGTAGTTTTTAAATTTGCTAGAATCTTCTGTGCTTGAGCGAACTTTCACAATCTTTTTGAATGAAAAACACCCTCCTTTTTCAACAGAGTCGAGACATAGATTGTATATAACCAAGGGCTTCTAATTGTTCTGCCCTATTTATATTTTAGTACATATCAGGCAGTTGCGGTTATGAGTCTTTATTATATCCTTATAACATGTAACTAATTGGCACTAATTATTGGTAAGAAGGACTAAAAAAAAATGTTATAATGTTATGCTAGAATATATTAGTGAAAAGTAGAACTAGCCGGGAGGGATAGGGGTGAACCTAAACCAGCTGGAGTTGTTTTGCGAGGTGGCCCGGCTTAAAAGTTTTTCTAAAGCAGCCAAATTGCTGCATATTACTCAGCCGGCAGTAAGCCTGCAAATACAAAATCTAGAAGAATACTATGGCGCCAAACTATTTGAACGAACTGCCCAGGGAGTCATTTTGACATCTGCCGGTCGGGTAGTCTATGAATATGCCCGGCGGTTATTGGAGATTCACCAGCAGATGGAAAGGGAACTGGATCGGGTCTTCGGGGTGGA
It encodes the following:
- a CDS encoding molybdopterin-containing oxidoreductase family protein; its protein translation is MANILDKVIEEQKFSRRTFLKAATAVTAAAGLEVTGTKAAHAEDFTLPNYKEVDSVCSLCNGGCGLKVMIGPDGKIARVYGDPDNPYNKGGICPKPMEMAQAIYSEHRVLYPMKKVNGKFERISWDEAIDIIAEKLKYYLDNYGNSSIIAFTSKVGQAGCKEAMKTFQQLTGIATFGTTPVCYATEKKILTSMFGQGCATNPMADVVNSKILLMVGNNNAATKPGQFHWIQEARRRGMKLIVVDVRYTDTAKNADEFYMINPGTDGALGMAMLNVVIKENIYDKDFVNNYVLGFEALAEAVKDFTPKKAAEITGIPEEAIVRLAREFARYKGAGMFYPGRGVVMTNNSSGTLLAFYSLMAILGNVGKPGAGILSHLASSYGSVKNIVPQEEVVKPERKWKHYEIYEGMEKGQIKMVLTAGNPCVTWPDSIRMRKALDGVEFHVSHTIFMDDTAELADIVLPAAHWFEVSGPQKGVNWALMWREAAHAPLGEAKSGQEFYYLLAQKMGFNMSYFVKTPEEHWARMVEKNSKVAGITIERMKKEKAVHYPCKSLSEKPKLKPLYTDLKFKTPSGKIEIQQLDKNRLKTEIAYYQDPLESPGNSKDRAKDYPLMFSTAKVAAHYHSQCQYSAWAREIETPYLEIHPATAAKYGVKDGDKVVVETPYGKITLAAKLTELISEKVVSTQPYFGLKSPYKQEPANTLFPADHDINGSFLQKNIQCRIYKA